Part of the Lytechinus variegatus isolate NC3 chromosome 16, Lvar_3.0, whole genome shotgun sequence genome, ttacgccactgtagCAGAAGATCATAAAGTTACGCATTAATCATTCTCTTTATAATTGTCGAGACAATCATTGAGTCGAGACAAatagtcatatttttttcttaaagtttggtaggtgggcctcgaaaaaaaatctgagagtcAAAGTGATCCTCGAGTAAGaaaaggttgagaagcactggTCTAAATGAacgtagaccatgtggtgagtggacgagttggatgtagacgaattggcaatttagccccccccccccatgccctGGTCCAcgcccacggtacgccactgtatcAGATCATTCGGGGCAATTGTATCGATCGTAGACAAAACTTGAACGGTTCAAGATTCTTTGCAACCAGCTTTGAGAGGCCAATCGAGGCGTTTATAACGGATGGCACGGCATTAGGATCGAGATATTAGCCTGATTAGTGTCGCTAATTGTCTTTTATACAGTctgtgccattttttttttcagatatcgCATCCGGAGCAGAGCTCTAAAAGACGTGTCCCATCGGACCCTATCCACGACTGTCCTGGGTCAGTCTATCCCATATCCCATCGGTGTTGCACCCACTGGAAACCACGTCATGGTGCACCCGGATGCAGAGAAAGCAACTGCCAAAGGTATTCGCTTCTTCGAAAAAATCTCCATTATGACAGAACATAAaaagaactttaaaaaaatctccatTATGAAAGAACATATAAACAAATTTGTCCATCAAACATTTTTACATGATGGTCATGTGACATCAATGATGGAATCAGCTGACTCAGACTTATCTTGTCAGAGGGTAATATGGTATCCTGTTGCTTGATGAATTGACAGGATAGCCTCATCATCCATCTTCTCATCTGTGGATGAGTTGTTGGTAAACTCATTTCATATCAGTGGAGCGATGTGGCTCAGTGGATTGGttttctgactttgaaacagagggccgtgggttcgaatcccagccatggcgtaatttccttcagtaagaaatttatccacattgtgctgcactcaacccaggtgaggcgaatgggtacccggtaggaagaaattccttgagtgcttgagcgcctaggcagccccgCTATAGCCgggttaataataatagcaggacccgctgggagaacagttttcagaactgaagtggcttccctgggtaaatatacctatagtattattgttatcaaaAGTAGACTCCCCTGTatatttgtgatatattttacGTTTTGGGGAGTTTACTGTGTATGTTACCCCAAGGATAACCATAGTCGTACATTAGACCTTACTCGAGAAACGTATCCGTGAGCAGATGCATACCGATAGAAGCATCCACTTTGTGAATGACTTGTAATGCCTAATCTCCATATTGCATTTATTGTGAGATGATGAAAATTTTGGCTGACATTCCAATTTAGGTCTACAAATGCCTATGCTGTCAAAATTTACTTAATccgattttgttttttgttaacAAGGCGCAGTGGCAGCTGGTGCCCTCCTGATACACGCTGTCGATTCAAATGAGACCATTGCTGACGTAGCAGCATCAGCACCCGGAGGGCTCAGATGGATGCAaatctacatgttcagggatcGTCAACTTACAGAACATATCGTTCGTGAAACGGAGAGGGCGGGCTACAAGGCAGTTGTGGTCGTAGTGGATTCCCCATGTTCGGGACTCAGCCCCAAGCTGCTTGATATGTTTAATAACAACGGACTAGACCATCCAAAATATTGGCAAGCATTCTACAAGTTTCATTATTCAATAGTTAAGGAAATCAATGGCGACTAAAGGTCAATAAATTGTTCAAATTTCTATTGACTATTTTCCCAATTTTCTCATTCCAAATTCCTTTTTTCGGCTCCTACAACTTATCAATGTTTTTGTTACCTTGATATGGCACCCTTTTGGGGGTGAGTAAAGGTATATGACATCGTATTCTTAGGTTAATTTGATGTTTTTCCCCTCCATATTTGGCATTCTCAAAGTATGAGGAATTTTACGGCTGATATCCCTTCGTTCTGGGAGAGTAGAGCCTTCGATGACTCCAATAACTTTAAGTACTTGTACGACATGCAGTTCCATGCATCGGCCACCTGGGAAGACATCAAATGGATAAAAACCATCACTCCCCTTCCGATCGTGTGTAAGGGCATCCTTTCAGGTAACCAATCGTCAGAGCACTTCAATTTATTATCGtttctttatctttattattCCTCTCAAGTCTGTCTGATGTCAAAATGGCAGGACTATACAATCTCATTCAAGCTTTCGCTTGTTAAAAAAGAATTTGCTCCTGTACAGTATTTAATTGCAGAATCAAAATTAGTTTGTAGTATGATAGactagaaaattacatttaacGAAATGTTTTTTCGTATACTGCTGCTCGGCTatagcgccatgagcgtcttctgacggtgtgtgcgctctacaaatatacactattattattattacataaaatttaAACTGGTAGCAGAGAGAGAGTCTATAGATATTGGCTTCCAAttaagatgaaaaataattataatttttcttgttGTGGTTTGCCATTCGTACTTCTGTAGCTGAAACAGCAAAGGAAGCAGCAGGTGCAGGGGTTGATGGGATACTAGTATCAGCTCATGGCGGGAGACAATTAGATGGCGCCCCTGCACCGGTGAGTTGATATTGCAAGTGAATACTCAAGGTTGCGTCGAATAAGAGAAAATATAAGAATTGATGTCTTCAGTAGTACTTTGTTTGTACCCTTTCTGAGTATTTTCAACAATTATACTGCAGGCCTATTTTTATCGATATAAACAATTGATGATTGTAAAATGTGAAGGGACGCAGAACCTGGATTCCCTGTGCCCTTGGGGTTTTCAGTATTAGGACTTGGCGGACTTTTTTTATCTGAAACGTTTGTTTTATCCTACAGTTGCCATAGTAAACGCTCTCCAGTTTATACTTGTGGGATGGGAATAAAACCAATTCAAATCTAACATGTCTTATCTAATCAAATTAAAaccaaaatcaaattaaatctaTTTATTTCTAGATCGACGCTCTGGCTGAGGTCGTAGATGCAGTCCACGGCAGTGGTATAGAGGTTTACATGGATGGAGGAATACGGACAGGAACGGACGTCTTTAAAGCACTAGGAAGGGGTGCTCGGGCTGTGTTTGTAGGCAGACCTGTATTATGGGGTCTAGCATGCCAGGTATACAAGTAAAGTGATcggttacaaaaataaataaacaaactattagcttttaaaagataaaatagtaataaataTACGACtcacaatttatatataacAATCTGAAGGTATTATACTGCCGACGATGTTTTACGGTTAATATTTCATGAAGAGATAAATCTGAGCCATGttgccaacccccccccccccggtctttTTGCTCACTTCCATATTACTTAGAACACGTATAGTTATTGAATAAGACATGATAATCACATATCAGAAAATATGCATTCattgttgaaaatatcaaaCACTGATATTTTCATTGGTTTTTGTTTAATCgcattatatttttataaactTATTTTACGTCCTTTTTTTCAGGGGTTCGAAGGGTGTCGAAAATATCTTGGAAATTCTAGTTAAAGAATTTGACAAAGCCCTAGCAATTAGTGGTAAGTATtacttgtttatatatatatacataaccaaacgattttttttttttgggggggggttgtccaGATATAGCGAGCTAATGGATACCGGCAGCAACAGTATGCAAGctaataagaaaataatgacacattatattccttcttcttcttcttcttcttctcctcctcctcctcaggCTGTACGAGTCCCGAAGGCATCCCTCCAGGAATGGTAGTTCATGAGTCATACTACCACCACAATAATATGCAAAGTAAACTGTAACCAATATATTGGTgcattttaaatgcattttcattttaaatggtCAGCGTACGGTTTCCAAGCGCAGATTAAAGGATCAAAATTAAGCAAATTGGTAATTTCAAATTTGGCGTTGACTAATCACAAAATGTATGTTCAAAACACTGGGTCACAATAATTCCATGATTGGACATTAACCCGCACTCAAATAAAATCGTAATGACAATCTAAATAATGTTTGATGAATTTATGGTAAAAAATGTTGATGCCAAAACTTACATCAATGTTTGATCAATTTAGGGGCagttaaataaatgaaatatacgGCTACGTACAACCAGTAAAATATGGTCGGTGCACTTTGTGGTAAATGTGGTAAATATTATGGTCAGCActcaattcattttgttttatcataaaaGCAATTTGCATTAATGTATGTAAAACGTATTTTTATAAGTGTCAGTACAAATGATGATATGGTTAGTATAATGCATGGTCAGTAAGAAATTGTATATTGACTTTTGTTTGATAAATATATGGTCAGTATAATTTATGATATCGGTCAGTGTAATAAGAGGTCTGTACAGAATATTAATGTTATACATATTGTCAGTACTCGGTATAAGTTGATTTAATGCAATCAGAATTTACGTTATTGAAGATGTATGATAAGTATATGGTCAGTAAAATTTGGATGATTGCATAACTATGTAACTGTATTATATCGATATCATTCTTCAAACTGTCCTGTCATCTCATGcatgttcattttttataatgTGTTGAGATGTTGTAAATAAAAATTGGAGacataaaaagtaataatacaACTAGTTAAAAAGAACCGTTGAGGTTCTGCACCTTCTTATCCGGGATTTTTTGTTAACCTTTGCAGGCCTATCGAgatttaatgaaaacaaatgcaAATAAATGAACGAAAATACATTATTACTTTGTGTATTACTGAAAGAATAATTTCTACCTGAAGTCATTAAAACGAACATTgctatttcaaattaaaaaaaatggtcagtAAAATGAATGGTCAGTATTATTCTTAACGgtatttgtattgtatgtaCTGGATATAATTTGTTAAGCAATCAAATTTACGTTAATGTccatataattatgataaatatatttatcaGTATACTTTACGATATATGTATTTTCAgtaattaatataatttgttttaaggTAATCAAAATTTATGTTATTGAAGATGCATTGATATACAATGAATATATGGTCAGTAACATGTAAGGTCAGTATTATTCTTAATGgtatttgtattgtatgtaCTTAGCATAATTTGTTTTAAAGCAATCAATATTTACGTTTATGTTTATATACGATAAATATTTCTATCAGTATACTTTACGATATATGTATTTACAgtaattaatataatttgttttaaggTATACAATTTTGTGAACGTACATTATATGTTAAATATAAGGTCGGTAAAATGTATGGTCAGAATACTTTATgatatgtatatgtattgtcAGTACTCAGTATAAAATATTTGATGTAGTCAAAActtatattgataaaaatatggTCAGTACAAATTGTATATTCAAGGTCAGTAAAATGTATACGGTTAGTAAAAAGTGCGAAGATTTACTTGAATTCATGTTGATAAAATGATGTACGATCAGTGTATGATATAATCATTCTTagtgaaaagaagaagaataatgtAAATTTACATCTAATATTTAGTACGTCAAGATATGACCAGGAAATTTTGGCTctcctggggtccgttgcagaaagagttgcgtttaaacgcaagtcaaaaaatcaatcgcaagtcccaaatgcgcgctgttgattggttgaaattcAAGTTgtgcgtgatttttagagttgcgattgattgcaactctttctgcaacgggcccctggcggGAATAAAAGGAGAGTGAATGATTGAGAGAGGGGGATgtgagaaaagggagagaaagaaagagaaagggaggtgtaagaaatatgcaatataaatgtatacatgtactaacTAAATATACGAATGgcatatatttttgtatgattATTCTGCTATTGATCAAAGTCACTGCAAAAGTACGATTCTTAACATTCAGTCACTTGTTTGAATATAGCAAGAATAACAAAATCATATCAGCAACATTACCAGcatcacgtacatgtacatcgtTCTCAGTCACAACCACCATCCCCATCACAACATCAGTCATAATATTTGtattcatcgtcatcatcaccattatcaccatcggTATCACCTTTGTCATCGTCAGcaacattatcataatcatcggcatcatcattatcaacaataccactaccactatcatcaccattatcaccattggcatcatcatcatcatcatgaccatcaccatcattatcaccactatCGGCATCACCATAGacatcgtcatcaacatcatcatcatcatcattctcctcatcatcgtcaacacgggtcgtgtggtccagtggttacagcattggactcataatcgcaaggttgtgagttcgaatcccaactctgccattgtctccactttgataaaaaggccagagagtgatatctgtcgtctataacgtcagccgctgactgattaacctagccgtaaaacatttcataggtaattggttgtataccagcttggcgtttaccattaaaatgctgtcctgctgaGTTCCTACCAGAGTTACCACTAACAGAAAAAGACACAAtacccaccatcatcatcagcatcaccgTTATCATCACCAGCATCGACATCAACACCATACAAGACATCATTGTACGCATCATCTCATTGGTTTTCCTTCATTTGTCACCAAGTgtcatataaataaatgaaacattttaataatcataaccgtcatcatcatcgtcttcctcctcttcgtCACCAAGTAATCACGAAAAATACCTTCATCCTCACCGGTTCCATgatatttgctccggcgacaattgctccactgtAAATCCCACATACTAATGCAATGACAAACTTCAagtaacactataccctatcttAAACCTAACTTAAAACCCTACTGCAACCCTAACCCAAACCCTATATCTTGGATGAAATAAAGCCCAGAGCAaatgtcgccagagcaaatgtcatgtcacaATCCTacccacactgcaaaaactccggtgttgatttaacaccagcgcGGAATCCATATATGTCCACAACAGTGAAGTATtgaaacaccagtttggaatcaaaccgatgctgttttaatactaattggtgttgtacaaacacctatctggtgttagaccaaaacgaaagtggtgttgtttaacacttctctggtgtagacatatagattctgggctggtgttaaatgaaCACCAGTTTTTGCGGCGCACCAGTGTTATCCATGACCTCACTGACAAGAATAGCCAATCGCGTACTCAAAGACAAACATCACCTCCTGGAAGAATTTACATTATACTCAGAAAAATTAAGAGACATTCCACCTCACTAGCCCATATTGAAggaagacctttttttctcttttatttgaataattcatttcaataaGAATGACAATCTATATGCCTGCattataatcatttattttctttaattttctccATTCCCATGTGTTCTTGTTTGGCGTCACATTTCATTGACATCCAAAACTAAAATATGAGCGGAATTTCTAAGACATCCTACATATCTAGCCTTTGGTAGTGAATGTACTACAGTGTAGGACTACTACTCAGTTAAATTTGTTCATGGATATCATTACAAAAAGCCTagctttgcatattttctggACGATCTACCAATTTGACCTGAAAGCTGACTTCGAAGTTCAAATCCATTACTGTAAAAACAAGGTGTGTATTTAGTTTAGatttaatttgcataaatcgTGTCCTATTCATGCTTCAAGTCCGTGATGATCGATCATGTACCCCATGGCGAAGATTTCAACCAAATTCATTGCATccaatgaacaatgaaataataatataaaagcgctatatattcataaaagaatatatatatacatctataAACAAGATCTTGACACATATAAAGCATAAAGCAATTAAACACCACGAGCGTCCCTGTGAAGTATAATTTAACTCATCGACTACCAAACTCTTTTACTCCCACAAGTTTATTACAGGGTTCAACATGTCATTGTAGTGAATGAGTTAACATGATATCTTGTAAGAAAATAACGGGACAATGTCGAAATTATGTTTGTCCAAATGCAGTTTATA contains:
- the LOC121429889 gene encoding hydroxyacid oxidase 1-like isoform X2 produces the protein MENVQNKSKMKEESKLFCVEDYENLAQKVMNPLARSYYGYGNERGWCLRDSVQAFSRYRIRSRALKDVSHRTLSTTVLGQSIPYPIGVAPTGNHVMVHPDAEKATAKVAAGALLIHAVDSNETIADVAASAPGGLRWMQIYMFRDRQLTEHIVRETERAGYKAVVVVVDSPCSGLSPKLLDMFNNNGLDHPKYCMRNFTADIPSFWESRAFDDSNNFKYLYDMQFHASATWEDIKWIKTITPLPIVCKGILSAETAKEAAGAGVDGILVSAHGGRQLDGAPAPIDALAEVVDAVHGSGIEVYMDGGIRTGTDVFKALGRGARAVFVGRPVLWGLACQGSKGVENILEILVKEFDKALAISGCTSPEGIPPGMVVHESYYHHNNMQSKL
- the LOC121429889 gene encoding hydroxyacid oxidase 1-like isoform X1 produces the protein MENVQNKSKMKEESKLFCVEDYENLAQKVMNPLARSYYGYGNERGWCLRDSVQAFSRYRIRSRALKDVSHRTLSTTVLGQSIPYPIGVAPTGNHVMVHPDAEKATAKGAVAAGALLIHAVDSNETIADVAASAPGGLRWMQIYMFRDRQLTEHIVRETERAGYKAVVVVVDSPCSGLSPKLLDMFNNNGLDHPKYCMRNFTADIPSFWESRAFDDSNNFKYLYDMQFHASATWEDIKWIKTITPLPIVCKGILSAETAKEAAGAGVDGILVSAHGGRQLDGAPAPIDALAEVVDAVHGSGIEVYMDGGIRTGTDVFKALGRGARAVFVGRPVLWGLACQGSKGVENILEILVKEFDKALAISGCTSPEGIPPGMVVHESYYHHNNMQSKL